Part of the Salvia hispanica cultivar TCC Black 2014 unplaced genomic scaffold, UniMelb_Shisp_WGS_1.0 HiC_scaffold_704, whole genome shotgun sequence genome, GTTATTAGTATGCCACTGTATGTTACTTAGTTGTGGTGGTACTGGTgctatagttttattattttcattatggTACATTTTCCGTCAGCTGCTAGATATAGTTGTAGTATAAAAAAGTCATTCTAATATGCACATTTTGACCCCAGTGTGTTCAATTGAACCTAATTCAAAAGATGACGGACACCATCTTCATTCTGATGGCATTCTAATCACAGTCTGTCTTATGACAAGCCAATATTAATCCATTGTAGCCTGCTGAAAATGAGCTGAACTGTTGAAATAAGATCCAAGTTATCCAGCTTTATACTATACCAGTGGTTTTACATGGGAATTCTTATTTGATTCATCCATTGGTTTTGTGGCATATCAGTTCTTACAAATACAATGGACTCAAATGGTGGCTGCAGTTGTAGCTCATATTTGGTATTGATGAATCTTCAGTTTCATAggataaattgataataatttagttCCCACATCCAGAGTGAAACACAAATAGAAGAATTCATTGACTGGACTAAAACAATTCAGTGCTGTGTAAGCAAGTAATGGGTAGTATGTTCCATCTACACTACAATAAGAATATAGATTCCAATCCTAATAAGCTGGGATAACTCAGTTCAGAACTTACTTGCTTGATAACCCTGAAATGCCAACAAGATTCACCTACCCCAGGAAGAAAATTATAAgctattttattcataaccAAAATGTTGTTATGTCTGTATGCTACTAGAAGTTTCTTAAGCTAATAAACTCTAACTAAAGAAGTGTCACTAATAATTCAGATTAACAGAATGGGGTTAATCAGAATGTTTGAGTTTATCCTGTGTGGGgtatgttaaaattattatcGCTTACCGGCACTTGTCTTGTGGCAGTTGACCGGGGACATACATGAGGAGGTGGAGACTCACAACCGTATGCTAGATAAAATGGTATGTATGCCTGTGGATGCACGAGGAAACTTTAAACACTTTCAAGTTGTAAAATTGTTCTTATCGTTTTGGtttcctttttaaattaataaggGCAATGCGATGGATGCATCAAGAGGAATTATGTCAGGAACAATGGATCGTTTTAAAATGGTAGACTTAATAGATCCCTGTAgttctttatttctcttaatAAATCATTCCTTTTCCTGTTTAGCTTTCCTGAAGTTGGCTTTGATGATCTTCTCTAGGTGTttgaaaagaaatcaaataagagAATCTGCAAACTTGCAGgatattttgtgatttctttcttTGTGCTGTATTATGGGATTAGGTGAGCATCCTTTTTTATAACTCTACCATTTCTTTCACCACATCTAATTTTTAAGGAAACAAATCCCTCTTCTTGGTGTGGGTTTTGTTACGAAGCATTCTATTGGGTTTGGGTTAATCCTGTACATATCGTCACATTCATATAACACTTGACAAGTCATCGAATTCTGCCAAGATGGGTGCTGCTTGGTGCTAATTATTCCTTGTTTTTCAGGATTCTCTTGTATTACCTGTATGGTTAGCGTAGGATTGAAATACATATTCTCGAGCGTTCTTTTCGTGATGAAACTCCAGATGAGGAATATGCAATCTCTATTTGCATAATTGCTGAAGCTAGGAAATCATGCCTAGGGACAGGTATTGGCAATTCTGATCTCGTAGCTCC contains:
- the LOC125199876 gene encoding bet1-like SNARE 1-2, with the translated sequence MSYRRDHKGSRSALFDNMDTLEAGGLRASSSYSSGLDDHNNEQTMDSLHDRVSFLKRLTGDIHEEVETHNRMLDKMGNAMDASRGIMSGTMDRFKMVFEKKSNKRICKLAGYFVISFFVLYYGIRILLYYLYG